The genomic stretch GTTTGGATGCTCATAAAAATGCTGTATCAATAAGGTTAAAAGATTAAGCAATGAAAGAACTAAAAACATTAGTACGCAAGAATATATATAGTTTAAAGCCCTATTCATCTGCACGAAACGAGTTTAAGGGAGAGGCTTCAATATTTATCGATGCCAACGAAAATCCATACGATACACCATATAACAGATACCCCGATCCATTACAACTGCAAGTAAAGGATAAGATCTCAAAATTAAAAGGAGTAGCAGTTGAAAATATATTCTTGGGAGTAGGAAGTGACGAGCCAATCGATTTGTTATATCGTATCTTTTGTGAGCCACAAACCGACAATGTAGTATCACTTGAACCAACTTACGGAATGTATTCAGTATGTGCCGATATAAACAACGTAGAGTATCGCAAAGTATCACTAAAAGCAGACTATCAATTTAGTGCTGAAGATTTACTATCAGCCACCGATGAAAATAGCAAGATAATATGGCTATGCTCTCCAAACAATCCAACAGGAAATGCACTAAACCCAATAGAGGTAGAAAAAGTATTGCAAAACTTTCAAGGTATAGTAGTATTAGATGAAGCGTACATCGATTTCTCATCGCAACCATCCTATCTGCAAAAACTAAAAGAGTACCCCAATATGGTTGTGTTACAAACATTCTCAAAAGCGTGGGGCAGTGCAGGAGTACGTTTGGGAATGGCATTTGCATCACCCGATATAATATCAATATTCAACAAAGTAAAATACCCATATAACGTAAACATATTAACACAACGTTATGCCATAAAATTGTTGGATAATTTTGCATCAGTTGAAAAAAAGGTAAACGAGATACTTAAGAACAGAGATAAACTTGTAAAATCACTCTCAAAAGTAAAGTGTATAACAGAGATATACCCAACCGATGCAAACTTTGTGCTCGTAAAAACAACCGATGCCGATGCAATATACAACTATCTTATAAATAAAGGAATAGTAGCCCGTAATCGTAATGGAATAACCTTATGCGATAACTGTATAAGAATAACAGTCGGGACAGCCGTAGAGAACAAGCAAGTAATATCGGCATTAAAATCATACAAAAAATAGACACCCTATATGAAGAAAGCACTATTCATTGATCGCGACGGAACATTAGTAGTAGAGCCACCCGTTGATTATCAATTAGACTCGCTCGAGAAACTTGAGTTTATGCCCAAAGTATTTCGTAATCTGTCGTTAATCAGAGAACGATTAGATTATGAATTTGTAATAGTCTCAAACCAAGACGGATTAGGAACAGACTCATTCCCAACAGAAACATTCCTGCCCCCACAAAATAAAATGTTACAAGCATTTAAAAATGAAGGAGTAGAGTTTGAAGATATATTAATAGACCCCTCGTTCCCACATGAAAACAAACCAACCCGAAAACCCGGAACAGGAATGATGGGAAAATATATGACAGGAGAGTACAACCTTGCTGAGTCTTATGTAATAGGTGATAGAGTAACAGATGTAATGCTTGCCAAAAATCTTGGAGCAAAAGCAATACTATTAGCACCAACAAAAGAGGAGGGAGAAGTAAAACTAAAAGAGAAAAATCTCGAGGAGGTATGTTCACTTGTAGCAACATCGTGGGATCAAATATCAGCCTACCTGATAGCAGGAGAGCGAGTAGTAGAAGTCTCTCGAAAAACATCTGAAACAGACATATATGTAAAGATAAATCTTGATGGAACAGGCAAGAGTAGTGTATCAACAGGACTATCATTCTTTGACCATATGCTCGACCAACTCGGACGCCATTCAGGAATGGATGTAACCATAGTTACAAAAGGAGATTTGAATGTAGATGAACACCACACAATTGAAGATACAGGAATAGCAATAGGAGAGGCACTTCGCAAAGCACTTGGCGATAAACGAGGAATAAACCGCTATGGCTTTTATCTCCCAATGGACGACTCATTATGTAGTGTAGCCCTCGATTTTGGCGGACGTGCTTGGCTAGTATGGAATGCCGAATTTAAACGCGAGTATGTAGGGGATATGCCAACCGAGATGTTTATGCACTTCTTCAAATCCTTGTCCGATTCAGCCGCAATGAACCTCAACATAAAAGCCGAAGGAGTAAACGAACATCACAAAATAGAGGGAATCTTCAAAGCCTTTGCACGAGCAATAAAAATGGCAATCACTCGTGATGTATTAAACGGAGTAATCCCCTCATCAAAAGGAGTGATTTAGGATTTATAAGATATATACTATTAAAATAATGAATGGGCTTACATCATTGTAAGCCCATTCATATTATATAAATTAAATTATCAATGTTAGAACAATATTTTACAAAATTACTTTTTGAGCATTATTTTCAGTTACTACAATGTATATACCTTTAGGTAAAGTTATTTGAGTAGAGCCATCTACATATATATCTTTAATAACTTGTCCCGAAAGATTTACAATGCGTAAATTGCCATAGTAATCGTTCATCTCTATTTTGTTACCAGCAATAACCTTAATGTTGTTAGTTGATATTTTCTCCTCTTCAACTCCTGTAAAATCACACTCTATAAAGTTAGTAAAGGTTTTCCATCCATAGGCAGATTTATAAGCATTAATTGAACCAATAGGTATGTATACGGGAATAGATTTATTTACGTTATAAAATACATTTTCATCTTTAATTACTGGAGGTAAAGAGGATAATAGACTTATTTCTTTTAAATTTTTACAATAATAAAATGCGCCTGTATCTATTAATGATATTGATTTGCCTATTATTATTGAGTTTAAAGATGAGTTAAATTCCCATTTATTAATAATTGTATCACTATTTGAAATAATATGATTGTATGGTAAAGCTAAAGCCCCACTCAACAAGTTTGCCATACGTTGAAATCCCCTCTCGTTTAGATGCAATCCATCGAGGGTATATATTCCTCGATTTACAAGTGTGGGTCTTCCTGTTGCCGTGTTGTAATCAAAATCTTGATTATAGTATGGTTCTTTGTCCCAATCAATGCCTAACTCCGAGAACATATCGATACAGGGCAAATTGTTTTTATTGGCACACTCTACTATGGCGTTGCGTTTATTAAGCCAATTCTGCGGGTTGTTATACTCTGTAAACTGCCAACCCTCTCGATGTTGCGAGGGGAATGTCCCTACCACTATATAGGGGAAACGTTTATCCTCTTTTCTAGAGTTATTTACATTGTAATACTCCGATTTGAGCTTTCGCAATACATAATCGAGCGATTGTATAAAGAGGTAATCTTTACTGCTGGCTTCGCTATTGCTCCACTCTTCGCTTAATGGAATCTCCTCTACTAATGGTTGGCTTGATACAGCTCCGAATGTTCCTACATTATCTCCCTTGTCGTTGCCACCAACCATTATATATATAATATCGGCATTGAGAGATTTTATCTTATTATAGTAATCGGTACTGGCTAATTGTTTTGCATTCCAACCAGGATTGCCTGCGTTTAGCACCTCTGCTCCTGTATATCTCTCTAACCACTCTTTAAACCATGGATAGCTATCGGAACATAGGCTTGCTCCATATAGGGCAATTCTATTCTCGGGAGTTAAATTGAATGTGGCTTTTGCTTCAATCTTTATTGGCAGACTACTCTCTTTCTCCTTTATATACTCTTTTATTTGTGGCGAAGAGTTAATATCGTATGCCGACTGCAAAACATTTCGTGGATAGAAATTTATACTTGTGCCTTGCGTCATCAATTCCCAATCGATTACTGCATATAGTTTTAGCTTGTAATTAAAAGATTTATACTCTACTCCGTTCTCCTCATAAAGGACATTGGTTAGTGTTAATGTTTCATCTATAACACCGTTCTTCTCCTCCGATAGGGTAAAAAAGAGAATTGAATCTTTTGTATATTGAACATTACCTGCTGCATCGCGAATAATATAGTTCTTTCCATCGCGTGTTTCGTATAATGGAGTGTTTATATAAAAGACCAAATTCCAAAAGTTTTGACCTGTTGCTGATGATACCCTATTACGAGTGATAGACATTATTCTTAAATTCACACTATTGGCAGGTATATCTTCTAAATAGGTATTTACATTTTTGCCCTCTTGCAATTGGTAGATTTTATTCTCAAAAGAGGAGATATACAACTCTTTAAACAGATTTGAATTCTTATTTGAGTCAATGAATTTTATTGGTTCTAATGCATTTAAATTATAGGAAATAATAAAAAGCGATATAATAAATATTCTTCTCATATCATTATTTTAAAATATAGTAGCTTATTCATGTCCTATATATAAATCTGATATTATGATAAACAACTACATTCTCAAATACTATTTAAGAAGTATATTTGTTTTATTCTTTTCAGTCTTATTTATTAAGTCGGCAAACTTTAGATATAACAGAATAAAGACTACAATGTTCATATTAACTACTTATAAATCTATAAATGAATTGTGCACAAAAAAATACGGACTTCTGATTTATTTCCCATATCTAGGTGTTTGCCGCAACCCGACCGATAGAAATAACCAAAAGCCCGTACGAAATAGTACGAGCATCTTCGCTATTATTCATATCGGTCAATTAAGTCGGCAAACTTTAGATATGGATAGAATAAATGCTAAAACGCTTTATTTTAAATATGTATTATGTGCTTCAAAAATACTTTAATATATCATAGGCAAATTTTATTTAAATATTAGTAAAAGCTTAATAATGAGTTATTTATAATAAATATATCTGACTAATTATATATTTACGATGCAAATTTATTAAAAATTGGCAAATAATATTAATAAAATATTTATGTAATATAATTTTTTTTACACCACCCCTTTAGGATACTGCATAGTAATGCAATGCAATGAGCCATGTTGTTTAATTAGAGCAACGCAATCAATGCCAACAACTTCGTAACCTATGAATGCCTTTGAAATTGCCTCAATAGCCGCTTTGTCATTCTCTGGTTGGTTATATGTTGGCATAAGAACAGTGTTGTTCATTATTAAAAAGTTTGCATACGAAGCAGGGAGTCTTTCTCCATCAAAAATAATTTCATCAGCCATAGGTAATGCAATTAAATTATAAGGTTGTCCGTCATTGTTTTTGGCATTTATCAACTCCTCTTCCATAGCCTTTAATTCGGTATAATGTTCATCATCAGAGTTGTTGCACTTAACGTATGCAATGGTGTTGTTAGGGCAATATCTTGCAAGGGTATCAATATGGCTGTCGGTGTCATCACCTGCCAAATAACCATTATCAATCCAAACTATATTGTTTACACCAAAACTCTCTTTTAGTATATCCTCAATCTCCTCTCTGTTGTACTGAGGGTTCCGGAATTTTGACATTAAGCAATGTGTGGTAGTCATTAACGAGCCATTACCATCAACCTCAATAGAACCACCCTCTAATATAAAGTCGTTCATATTTCTGTAATCGGCATTGAATAACTCTTTTTTGTAACAGTTAAATGTTATTTGGTTATCTAAAGATGCCTCAAACTTTTGACCCCAGCCATTAAACCCAAAATCGGTTATAACATAGTTCCCTGTTTCGTTATCAATAACTGTAATACCAGCATGGTCGCGAGCCCAAGTATCGTTGCTATTACACTCCACAAGTGTAACATTATCCATATTTACAACATTAGATATAATTTTTTTTACTTCTTCTATATGGGGTGTTACTATTATCAGTTTCTCGCGTTTTGCAATTTCGCGAGCCACATTAATATAACACTCTGTAACCTCATTAAGCATATAGTTCCAATCGGTATCGGCGTGAGGCCATGTAAGTTGAACACCGCTTTGCTCTGCCCATTCTGGGGGTAGTATATAATTTGACATTACTATAAATTTTATTTGAACCAAAACAAAAGTAGTAAAAAATAGGGATAAAATAATTGTAAATAAAAAAATATCTCTATTTTTGTATTTAAATGAGAGTTATATTTATAAATATATAAAACATATATCATGAAAAAGATAATATTGGGTTCTGCTATTTTGTTGGCAATACTTCTGTTTGCAGTCTATAATTTAGTAAATAGAATGCCTTCAAAAGACCTATCATTAAACGAACAAGTTTACGAAATCCTAACTGATGCTCAATGTTTGATGTGTCATAGTTACACTCCCGATCTGCCTTTCTATGCAAAGATTCCTTTGGTGCGTCGTCCTATCTATCAAGATATGAATGCGGCATTAAAAGAGGAGAACCTACAACCTGTTATGGACTCAATGGCAAAAGGAGAGCCTATCTCAATTACTGCTGTTAATAAAATTGAGCAGATTGCGATTAAAGGTAATATGCCTCCAGCACGATTCTATCTATTGCATTGGGGAACTCAACTTACCCAAGAAAAAAGAGATGTTATAATCTCTTGGGCAAAGCAACAACGTCTTGAAGGTTATCTTTCACAACTTCAGGATGCCGAGTTAGCAGATAAATTATCAGCAGAGCCGGTATTTCCAATATTGTACGACATTCCAGTAGATTCAGCAAAAGTTGAGTTAGGATTTAAACTTTATCACGATACTCGTTTATCATTAGACAATACCATTTCATGTGCATCATGCCATGGATTGGAGACAGGAGGTGTTGATAATAAACAATTCTCTGAGGGTGTAGATGGTAAATTAGGAGGAGTAAATGCACCAACAGTATATAATGCAGTATATAACTTTGTTCAATTTTGGGACGGAAGAGCGGCAACTCTTGCAGCACAAGCAGCAGGTCCTCCACTAAACCCGGTTGAGATGGCGTCTAACTCGTTTGATGAGATAATAGCAAAACTTAAAAAAGATAAAGCATTAACATCAGAGTTTAAAAAAGTATATCCCGAAGGATATTCTGAGGCAACAATAACAGATGCAATTCAAGAGTTTGAGAAAACATTGCTTACAAAGAACTCTCCCTTTGACAGATATATGATGGGTGATGTTAC from Bacteroidales bacterium encodes the following:
- the hisC gene encoding histidinol-phosphate transaminase, with translation MKELKTLVRKNIYSLKPYSSARNEFKGEASIFIDANENPYDTPYNRYPDPLQLQVKDKISKLKGVAVENIFLGVGSDEPIDLLYRIFCEPQTDNVVSLEPTYGMYSVCADINNVEYRKVSLKADYQFSAEDLLSATDENSKIIWLCSPNNPTGNALNPIEVEKVLQNFQGIVVLDEAYIDFSSQPSYLQKLKEYPNMVVLQTFSKAWGSAGVRLGMAFASPDIISIFNKVKYPYNVNILTQRYAIKLLDNFASVEKKVNEILKNRDKLVKSLSKVKCITEIYPTDANFVLVKTTDADAIYNYLINKGIVARNRNGITLCDNCIRITVGTAVENKQVISALKSYKK
- the hisB gene encoding bifunctional histidinol-phosphatase/imidazoleglycerol-phosphate dehydratase HisB → MKKALFIDRDGTLVVEPPVDYQLDSLEKLEFMPKVFRNLSLIRERLDYEFVIVSNQDGLGTDSFPTETFLPPQNKMLQAFKNEGVEFEDILIDPSFPHENKPTRKPGTGMMGKYMTGEYNLAESYVIGDRVTDVMLAKNLGAKAILLAPTKEEGEVKLKEKNLEEVCSLVATSWDQISAYLIAGERVVEVSRKTSETDIYVKINLDGTGKSSVSTGLSFFDHMLDQLGRHSGMDVTIVTKGDLNVDEHHTIEDTGIAIGEALRKALGDKRGINRYGFYLPMDDSLCSVALDFGGRAWLVWNAEFKREYVGDMPTEMFMHFFKSLSDSAAMNLNIKAEGVNEHHKIEGIFKAFARAIKMAITRDVLNGVIPSSKGVI
- a CDS encoding agmatine deiminase family protein — protein: MSNYILPPEWAEQSGVQLTWPHADTDWNYMLNEVTECYINVAREIAKREKLIIVTPHIEEVKKIISNVVNMDNVTLVECNSNDTWARDHAGITVIDNETGNYVITDFGFNGWGQKFEASLDNQITFNCYKKELFNADYRNMNDFILEGGSIEVDGNGSLMTTTHCLMSKFRNPQYNREEIEDILKESFGVNNIVWIDNGYLAGDDTDSHIDTLARYCPNNTIAYVKCNNSDDEHYTELKAMEEELINAKNNDGQPYNLIALPMADEIIFDGERLPASYANFLIMNNTVLMPTYNQPENDKAAIEAISKAFIGYEVVGIDCVALIKQHGSLHCITMQYPKGVV
- a CDS encoding heme-binding domain-containing protein, whose amino-acid sequence is MKKIILGSAILLAILLFAVYNLVNRMPSKDLSLNEQVYEILTDAQCLMCHSYTPDLPFYAKIPLVRRPIYQDMNAALKEENLQPVMDSMAKGEPISITAVNKIEQIAIKGNMPPARFYLLHWGTQLTQEKRDVIISWAKQQRLEGYLSQLQDAELADKLSAEPVFPILYDIPVDSAKVELGFKLYHDTRLSLDNTISCASCHGLETGGVDNKQFSEGVDGKLGGVNAPTVYNAVYNFVQFWDGRAATLAAQAAGPPLNPVEMASNSFDEIIAKLKKDKALTSEFKKVYPEGYSEATITDAIQEFEKTLLTKNSPFDRYMMGDVTAMTQQQIDGYNDFKKYSCATCHSGVNLGGNTYELMGTRSNYFSARGTELTNEDFGRYKETKSEYDRHKFKVPGLRNVALTAPYFHDGTITSLKNAIMYMGEYQLDINLTQQEVDNIEAFLNALTGEVPETAKVAK